In Onychostoma macrolepis isolate SWU-2019 chromosome 12, ASM1243209v1, whole genome shotgun sequence, a single window of DNA contains:
- the LOC131550902 gene encoding dual specificity protein phosphatase 13-like, with protein sequence MEDSCETPSIKELEKILFGGKRSGNHVDEVWPNLFLGDMSVANDRFSVWKLGITRVLNAAHGKMHCQGSHQFYGSTVEYYGVPADDSPSFNLSVYFHPCADYIKEVLSSPGERVLVHCAVGVSRSASLVLAYLMIHQHLSLLDAIKTVKQHRWIFPNRGFLRQLRALDATLI encoded by the exons ATGGAGGATAGCTGTGAAACACCTTCCATTAAAGAACTGGAGAAAATACTGTTCGGAGGGAAGAGGAGCGGAAATCATGTGGATGAAGTTTGGCCCAACCTGTTCTTGGGAGATAT GTCTGTGGCCAACGATCGGTTCAGTGTGTGGAAGCTGGGCATCACTCGCGTCCTGAACGCCGCTCACGGGAAGATGCACTGCCAGGGCAGCCACCAGTTTTACGGCTCAACGGTCGAGTATTACGGCGTCCCCGCTGACGATTCACCATCCTTTAACTTGTCGGTTTACTTTCACCCCTGCGCTGATTATATAAAGGAGGTTCTCAGTTCTCCAGGAG AGCGTGTTCTGGTTCACTGTGCAGTCGGCGTGAGTCGCTCGGCGTCTCTGGTTCTGGCTTATCTCATGATACACCAGCATCTTTCTCTGCTGGACGCTATTAAAACGGTCAAACAGCACCGCTGGATCTTCCCAAACCGAGGCTTTCTCAGACAGCTGCGGGCTCTGGATGCGACGCTGATCTGA
- the LOC131550901 gene encoding dual specificity protein phosphatase 13-like has translation MARKYSRKEYLSVKDLEKVLDSCKLNLHQIDEVWPNLYIGNVGIAQNRSALQKLGITHILNAAHSKRGSIGDQNYYGTSFVYCGIPAEDSTHFDLDVYFKPAADFIHKALNTADGKVLVHCIMGMSRSSSLVLAYLMLYHDMPLHTALRRVVQKRAIYPNRNFLALLLDLDLQRKKKHRRCVLL, from the exons ATGGCCCGTAAATATAGCAGGAAAGAGTATCTGTCAGTCAAGGACCTGGAGAAAGTTTTGGACTCGTGTAAGTTAAACTTGCATCAAATCGATGAGGTCTGGCCAAACCTGTACATCGGGAACGT AGGAATAGCACAGAACCGAAGCGCCCTGCAGAAACTCGGCATCACTCACATTCTGAACGCCGCTCACTCCAAGAGAGGAAGCATCGGGGACCAAAACTACTACGGCACTAGTTTTGTGTACTGCGGGATCCCCGCTGAAGACTCCACACACTTCGATTTGGACGTTTACTTCAAACCGGCAGCAGATTTCATTCACAAAGCTCTCAACACTGCTGACG GAAAAGTTCTGGTGCACTGCATCATGGGAATGAGCCGCTCCTCGTCGCTGGTGCTGGCGTACCTGATGCTCTATCATGACATGCCTCTGCACACGGCCTTACGGCGCGTCGTCCAGAAACGGGCCATCTATCCCAACAGGAACTTCCTGGCTCTGCTGCTGGACCTGGACCTGCAGAGGAAGAAGAAACACAGACGATGTGTCCTGCTCTGA